A stretch of Panthera tigris isolate Pti1 chromosome E2, P.tigris_Pti1_mat1.1, whole genome shotgun sequence DNA encodes these proteins:
- the MAP4K1 gene encoding mitogen-activated protein kinase kinase kinase kinase 1 isoform X3: MDLVDPDIFNRDPRDHYDLLQRLGGGTYGEVFKARDKVTGDLVAVKMVKMEPDDDVSTLQKEILILKTCRHANIVAYHGSYLWLQKFWICMEFCGAGSLQDIYQVTGPLSELQISYVCREVLQGLAYLHSQKKIHRDIKGANILINDAGEVRLADFGISAQIGATLARRLSFIGTPYWMAPEVAAVALKGGYNELCDVWSLGITAIELAELQPPLFDVHPLRVLFLMSKSGYQPPRLKEKGKWSAAFHNFVKVTLTKNPKKRPGATKMLSHQLVSQPRLNRSLILDLLDKLRNPGKGAPVVEIEDEEPEVPPAVPRRIRSTHRSSSLGIPDADCCRRHMQFRKLRGMESRPTAHTAHLQPPGDFRSSSPRRQPSESDDDYDDVDIPTPADDVPPPLPPKPKFRSSSDEGPGGTGDDGQLSPGVLVRCASGPPPRTPHLGPPPATRSPHLTAHSEPSLWNPTPRDPGQPPLLPPKKEKMKRKGCALLVKLFNGCPLRIHSTAAWIHPSTKDQHLLLGAEEGIFILNRNDQEATLEMEEYGLHQDPGHQRVPGLLRGGGCELGGPVPVRRTGDVRGPASVVPAHEQVPAGPAGAVPATDAPSSVRATDRAGLRAARRLHRREPGAAGELGALPHRALRRALLLAGRDEHRAQGTGAGDPGRGRQGDGVDGRVSEAGDSGGRPSPGTSNSRDPYD, from the exons ATGGACCTCGTGGACCCCGACATCTTTAATAGGGATCCCCGGGACCACTACGACCTGCTGCAGCGGCTCGGTGGCGGCACCTATGGAGAAGTCTTCAAG GCTCGAGACAAGGTGACGGGGGACCTGGTGGCAGTGAAGATGGTGAAGATGGAGCCTG ACGATGATGTTTCCACACTTCAGAAGGAAATCCTCATCTTGAAAACTTGCCGGCATGCCAACATCGTGGCCTACCATGGGAGTTATCTCTG GCTGCAGAAGTTCTGGATATGCATGGAATTCTGTGGGGCTGGTTCTCTCCAGGACATCTACCAAG TGACAGGCCCCCTGTCAGAGCTCCAGATTAGCTATGTCTGCCGGGAAGTGCTCCAG GGACTTGCCTATCTGCACTCACAGAAGAAGATACACCGGGACATCAAG gGAGCCAACATCCTCATCAATGACGCTGGGGAGGTCAGACTGG ctgACTTTGGTATCTCGGCCCAGATTGGGGCAACACTGGCCCGACGCCTCTCTTTCATTGGGACGCCCTACTG GATGGCTCCAGAAGTGGCAGCCGTGGCCCTGAAGGGGGGATATAACGAGCTGTGTGACGTCTGGTCCCTGGGCATCACTGCCATTGAACTAGCCGAGCTACAGCCACCGCTCTTTGACGTGCACCCTCTCAG AGTTCTCTTCCTCATGTCGAAGAGTGGTTACCAGCCCCCCAGgctaaaagaaaaaggcaaatg GTCGGCTGCCTTCCACAACTTTGTCAAAGTCACCCTCACTAAGAACCCCAAGAAACGACCCGGTGCCACCAAGATGCTCAGT CATCAACTGGTGTCCCAGCCCAGGCTAAATAGAAGCCTGATCCTAGATCTTCTTGACAAACTGAGGAATCCAGGGAAGGGGGCCCCTGTTGTCGAGATCGAAGATGAGGAGCCTGAG gtgccccctgccgtCCCCCGGAGGATCAGGTCCACTCACCGATCCAGCTCTCTAGGGATCCCAGATGCTGATTGCTGTC GGCGGCACATGCAGTTCCGGAAGCTCAGAGGAATGGAGTCCAGACCCACGGCCCACACG GCCCACTTACAGCCCCCTGGAGACTTCAGGAGCAGCAGCCCTAG GAGGCAGCCGTCAGAGTCAGACGATGACTACGACGACGTGGACAT ccccacccctgcagatGACGTACCTCCTCCACTGCCTCCCAAG CCCAAGTTCCGTTCTTCATCAGATGAGGGTCCCGGGGGCACTGGGGATGATGGGCAACTGAGCCCCGGGGTGCTGGTCCGGTGTGCCAGTGGGCCTCCCCCACGCACCCCCCATCTCGGGCCTCCCCCAGCCACCCGAAGCCCCCACCTAACTGCCCATTCAG AACCCTCACTCTGGAACCCAACCCCCCGGGACCCTGGTCAGCCCCCATTGTTGCCCCccaagaaggaaaagatgaagagaaag GGATGTGCCCTTCTCGTGAAGTTGTTCAATGGCTGCCCCCTCCGGATCCACAGCACGGCTGCCTGGATACACCCCTCCACCAAGG ACCAGCACCTGCTCCTGGGGGCAGAGGAAGGCATTTTCATCTTGAACCGGAATGATCAGGAGGCCACACTGGAAATG GAAGAATATGGTCTCCACCAAGATCCAGGACACCAAAGGGTGCCGGGCTTGCTGCgtgg CGGAGGGTGCGAACTCGGGGGGCCCGTTCCTGTGCGGCGCACTGGAGACGTCCGTGGTCCTGCTTCAGTGGTACCAGCCCATGAACAAGTTCCTGCTGGTCCGG CAGGTGCTGTTCCCGCTACCGACGCCCCTTCCAGTGTTCGCGCTACTGACCGGgccgggctccgagctgcccgCCGTCTGCATCGGCGTGAGCCCGGGGCGGCCGGCGAACTCGGTGCTCTTCCACACCGTGCGCTTCGGCGCGCTCTCCTGCTGGCTGGGCGAGATGAGCACAG AGCACAGGGGACCGGTGCAGGTGACCCAGGTAGAGGAAGACAAGGTGATGGTGTTGATGGACG GGTCTCTGAAGCTGGTGACTCCGGAGGGAGACCCAGTCCGGGGACTTCGAACTCCAGAGATCCCTATGACTGA
- the MAP4K1 gene encoding mitogen-activated protein kinase kinase kinase kinase 1 isoform X4, whose translation MDLVDPDIFNRDPRDHYDLLQRLGGGTYGEVFKARDKVTGDLVAVKMVKMEPDDDVSTLQKEILILKTCRHANIVAYHGSYLWLQKFWICMEFCGAGSLQDIYQVTGPLSELQISYVCREVLQGLAYLHSQKKIHRDIKGANILINDAGEVRLADFGISAQIGATLARRLSFIGTPYWMAPEVAAVALKGGYNELCDVWSLGITAIELAELQPPLFDVHPLRVLFLMSKSGYQPPRLKEKGKWSAAFHNFVKVTLTKNPKKRPGATKMLSHQLVSQPRLNRSLILDLLDKLRNPGKGAPVVEIEDEEPEVPPAVPRRIRSTHRSSSLGIPDADCCRRHMQFRKLRGMESRPTAHTAHLQPPGDFRSSSPRRQPSESDDDYDDVDIPTPADDVPPPLPPKPKFRSSSDEGPGGTGDDGQLSPGVLVRCASGPPPRTPHLGPPPATRSPHLTAHSEPSLWNPTPRDPGQPPLLPPKKEKMKRKGCALLVKLFNGCPLRIHSTAAWIHPSTKDQHLLLGAEEGIFILNRNDQEATLEMEEYGLHQDPGHQRVPGLLRGGGCELGGPVPVRRTGDVRGPASVVPAHEQVPAGPAGAVPATDAPSSVRATDRAGLRAARRLHRREPGAAGELGALPHRALRRALLLAGRDEHRVSEAGDSGGRPSPGTSNSRDPYD comes from the exons ATGGACCTCGTGGACCCCGACATCTTTAATAGGGATCCCCGGGACCACTACGACCTGCTGCAGCGGCTCGGTGGCGGCACCTATGGAGAAGTCTTCAAG GCTCGAGACAAGGTGACGGGGGACCTGGTGGCAGTGAAGATGGTGAAGATGGAGCCTG ACGATGATGTTTCCACACTTCAGAAGGAAATCCTCATCTTGAAAACTTGCCGGCATGCCAACATCGTGGCCTACCATGGGAGTTATCTCTG GCTGCAGAAGTTCTGGATATGCATGGAATTCTGTGGGGCTGGTTCTCTCCAGGACATCTACCAAG TGACAGGCCCCCTGTCAGAGCTCCAGATTAGCTATGTCTGCCGGGAAGTGCTCCAG GGACTTGCCTATCTGCACTCACAGAAGAAGATACACCGGGACATCAAG gGAGCCAACATCCTCATCAATGACGCTGGGGAGGTCAGACTGG ctgACTTTGGTATCTCGGCCCAGATTGGGGCAACACTGGCCCGACGCCTCTCTTTCATTGGGACGCCCTACTG GATGGCTCCAGAAGTGGCAGCCGTGGCCCTGAAGGGGGGATATAACGAGCTGTGTGACGTCTGGTCCCTGGGCATCACTGCCATTGAACTAGCCGAGCTACAGCCACCGCTCTTTGACGTGCACCCTCTCAG AGTTCTCTTCCTCATGTCGAAGAGTGGTTACCAGCCCCCCAGgctaaaagaaaaaggcaaatg GTCGGCTGCCTTCCACAACTTTGTCAAAGTCACCCTCACTAAGAACCCCAAGAAACGACCCGGTGCCACCAAGATGCTCAGT CATCAACTGGTGTCCCAGCCCAGGCTAAATAGAAGCCTGATCCTAGATCTTCTTGACAAACTGAGGAATCCAGGGAAGGGGGCCCCTGTTGTCGAGATCGAAGATGAGGAGCCTGAG gtgccccctgccgtCCCCCGGAGGATCAGGTCCACTCACCGATCCAGCTCTCTAGGGATCCCAGATGCTGATTGCTGTC GGCGGCACATGCAGTTCCGGAAGCTCAGAGGAATGGAGTCCAGACCCACGGCCCACACG GCCCACTTACAGCCCCCTGGAGACTTCAGGAGCAGCAGCCCTAG GAGGCAGCCGTCAGAGTCAGACGATGACTACGACGACGTGGACAT ccccacccctgcagatGACGTACCTCCTCCACTGCCTCCCAAG CCCAAGTTCCGTTCTTCATCAGATGAGGGTCCCGGGGGCACTGGGGATGATGGGCAACTGAGCCCCGGGGTGCTGGTCCGGTGTGCCAGTGGGCCTCCCCCACGCACCCCCCATCTCGGGCCTCCCCCAGCCACCCGAAGCCCCCACCTAACTGCCCATTCAG AACCCTCACTCTGGAACCCAACCCCCCGGGACCCTGGTCAGCCCCCATTGTTGCCCCccaagaaggaaaagatgaagagaaag GGATGTGCCCTTCTCGTGAAGTTGTTCAATGGCTGCCCCCTCCGGATCCACAGCACGGCTGCCTGGATACACCCCTCCACCAAGG ACCAGCACCTGCTCCTGGGGGCAGAGGAAGGCATTTTCATCTTGAACCGGAATGATCAGGAGGCCACACTGGAAATG GAAGAATATGGTCTCCACCAAGATCCAGGACACCAAAGGGTGCCGGGCTTGCTGCgtgg CGGAGGGTGCGAACTCGGGGGGCCCGTTCCTGTGCGGCGCACTGGAGACGTCCGTGGTCCTGCTTCAGTGGTACCAGCCCATGAACAAGTTCCTGCTGGTCCGG CAGGTGCTGTTCCCGCTACCGACGCCCCTTCCAGTGTTCGCGCTACTGACCGGgccgggctccgagctgcccgCCGTCTGCATCGGCGTGAGCCCGGGGCGGCCGGCGAACTCGGTGCTCTTCCACACCGTGCGCTTCGGCGCGCTCTCCTGCTGGCTGGGCGAGATGAGCACAG GGTCTCTGAAGCTGGTGACTCCGGAGGGAGACCCAGTCCGGGGACTTCGAACTCCAGAGATCCCTATGACTGA
- the MAP4K1 gene encoding mitogen-activated protein kinase kinase kinase kinase 1 isoform X1: protein MDLVDPDIFNRDPRDHYDLLQRLGGGTYGEVFKARDKVTGDLVAVKMVKMEPDDDVSTLQKEILILKTCRHANIVAYHGSYLWLQKFWICMEFCGAGSLQDIYQVTGPLSELQISYVCREVLQGLAYLHSQKKIHRDIKGANILINDAGEVRLADFGISAQIGATLARRLSFIGTPYWMAPEVAAVALKGGYNELCDVWSLGITAIELAELQPPLFDVHPLRVLFLMSKSGYQPPRLKEKGKWSAAFHNFVKVTLTKNPKKRPGATKMLSHQLVSQPRLNRSLILDLLDKLRNPGKGAPVVEIEDEEPEVPPAVPRRIRSTHRSSSLGIPDADCCRRHMQFRKLRGMESRPTAHTAHLQPPGDFRSSSPRRQPSESDDDYDDVDIPTPADDVPPPLPPKPKFRSSSDEGPGGTGDDGQLSPGVLVRCASGPPPRTPHLGPPPATRSPHLTAHSEPSLWNPTPRDPGQPPLLPPKKEKMKRKGCALLVKLFNGCPLRIHSTAAWIHPSTKDQHLLLGAEEGIFILNRNDQEATLEMLFPSRTTWVYSINNVLMSLSGKTPHLYSHSILGLLERKETRAGSPIAHMSPHRLLARKNMVSTKIQDTKGCRACCVAEGANSGGPFLCGALETSVVLLQWYQPMNKFLLVRQVLFPLPTPLPVFALLTGPGSELPAVCIGVSPGRPANSVLFHTVRFGALSCWLGEMSTEHRGPVQVTQVEEDKVMVLMDGSLKLVTPEGDPVRGLRTPEIPMTEAVEAVAMVGGRLQAFWKHGVQVWAPGSDQLLQELRDPTLTFRLLGSPRPVVVETRPADDPTAPSNLYIQE, encoded by the exons ATGGACCTCGTGGACCCCGACATCTTTAATAGGGATCCCCGGGACCACTACGACCTGCTGCAGCGGCTCGGTGGCGGCACCTATGGAGAAGTCTTCAAG GCTCGAGACAAGGTGACGGGGGACCTGGTGGCAGTGAAGATGGTGAAGATGGAGCCTG ACGATGATGTTTCCACACTTCAGAAGGAAATCCTCATCTTGAAAACTTGCCGGCATGCCAACATCGTGGCCTACCATGGGAGTTATCTCTG GCTGCAGAAGTTCTGGATATGCATGGAATTCTGTGGGGCTGGTTCTCTCCAGGACATCTACCAAG TGACAGGCCCCCTGTCAGAGCTCCAGATTAGCTATGTCTGCCGGGAAGTGCTCCAG GGACTTGCCTATCTGCACTCACAGAAGAAGATACACCGGGACATCAAG gGAGCCAACATCCTCATCAATGACGCTGGGGAGGTCAGACTGG ctgACTTTGGTATCTCGGCCCAGATTGGGGCAACACTGGCCCGACGCCTCTCTTTCATTGGGACGCCCTACTG GATGGCTCCAGAAGTGGCAGCCGTGGCCCTGAAGGGGGGATATAACGAGCTGTGTGACGTCTGGTCCCTGGGCATCACTGCCATTGAACTAGCCGAGCTACAGCCACCGCTCTTTGACGTGCACCCTCTCAG AGTTCTCTTCCTCATGTCGAAGAGTGGTTACCAGCCCCCCAGgctaaaagaaaaaggcaaatg GTCGGCTGCCTTCCACAACTTTGTCAAAGTCACCCTCACTAAGAACCCCAAGAAACGACCCGGTGCCACCAAGATGCTCAGT CATCAACTGGTGTCCCAGCCCAGGCTAAATAGAAGCCTGATCCTAGATCTTCTTGACAAACTGAGGAATCCAGGGAAGGGGGCCCCTGTTGTCGAGATCGAAGATGAGGAGCCTGAG gtgccccctgccgtCCCCCGGAGGATCAGGTCCACTCACCGATCCAGCTCTCTAGGGATCCCAGATGCTGATTGCTGTC GGCGGCACATGCAGTTCCGGAAGCTCAGAGGAATGGAGTCCAGACCCACGGCCCACACG GCCCACTTACAGCCCCCTGGAGACTTCAGGAGCAGCAGCCCTAG GAGGCAGCCGTCAGAGTCAGACGATGACTACGACGACGTGGACAT ccccacccctgcagatGACGTACCTCCTCCACTGCCTCCCAAG CCCAAGTTCCGTTCTTCATCAGATGAGGGTCCCGGGGGCACTGGGGATGATGGGCAACTGAGCCCCGGGGTGCTGGTCCGGTGTGCCAGTGGGCCTCCCCCACGCACCCCCCATCTCGGGCCTCCCCCAGCCACCCGAAGCCCCCACCTAACTGCCCATTCAG AACCCTCACTCTGGAACCCAACCCCCCGGGACCCTGGTCAGCCCCCATTGTTGCCCCccaagaaggaaaagatgaagagaaag GGATGTGCCCTTCTCGTGAAGTTGTTCAATGGCTGCCCCCTCCGGATCCACAGCACGGCTGCCTGGATACACCCCTCCACCAAGG ACCAGCACCTGCTCCTGGGGGCAGAGGAAGGCATTTTCATCTTGAACCGGAATGATCAGGAGGCCACACTGGAAATG CTCTTTCCTAGCCGGACTACCTGGGTGTACTCCATCAACAATGTCCTCATGTCCCTCTCAG GAAAGACCCCCCACCTGTATTCTCATAGCATCCTGGGCCTGCTGGAGCGCAAGGAGACCAGAGCGGGAAGCCCCATCGCTCACATGAGCCCCCACCGGCTACTGGCAAG GAAGAATATGGTCTCCACCAAGATCCAGGACACCAAAGGGTGCCGGGCTTGCTGCgtgg CGGAGGGTGCGAACTCGGGGGGCCCGTTCCTGTGCGGCGCACTGGAGACGTCCGTGGTCCTGCTTCAGTGGTACCAGCCCATGAACAAGTTCCTGCTGGTCCGG CAGGTGCTGTTCCCGCTACCGACGCCCCTTCCAGTGTTCGCGCTACTGACCGGgccgggctccgagctgcccgCCGTCTGCATCGGCGTGAGCCCGGGGCGGCCGGCGAACTCGGTGCTCTTCCACACCGTGCGCTTCGGCGCGCTCTCCTGCTGGCTGGGCGAGATGAGCACAG AGCACAGGGGACCGGTGCAGGTGACCCAGGTAGAGGAAGACAAGGTGATGGTGTTGATGGACG GGTCTCTGAAGCTGGTGACTCCGGAGGGAGACCCAGTCCGGGGACTTCGAACTCCAGAGATCCCTATGACTGAAGCAGTAGAGGCCGTGG CTATGGTCGGGGGCCGGCTCCAGGCCTTTTGGAAGCATGGAGTGCAGgtgtgggctccaggctcagaccaG CTGTTGCAGGAGCTGAGAGACCCCACCCTCACCTTCCGTCTTCTTGGCTCCCCCAG
- the MAP4K1 gene encoding mitogen-activated protein kinase kinase kinase kinase 1 isoform X2: MDLVDPDIFNRDPRDHYDLLQRLGGGTYGEVFKARDKVTGDLVAVKMVKMEPDDDVSTLQKEILILKTCRHANIVAYHGSYLWLQKFWICMEFCGAGSLQDIYQVTGPLSELQISYVCREVLQGLAYLHSQKKIHRDIKGANILINDAGEVRLADFGISAQIGATLARRLSFIGTPYWMAPEVAAVALKGGYNELCDVWSLGITAIELAELQPPLFDVHPLRVLFLMSKSGYQPPRLKEKGKWSAAFHNFVKVTLTKNPKKRPGATKMLSHQLVSQPRLNRSLILDLLDKLRNPGKGAPVVEIEDEEPEVPPAVPRRIRSTHRSSSLGIPDADCCRRHMQFRKLRGMESRPTAHTAHLQPPGDFRSSSPRRQPSESDDDYDDVDIPTPADDVPPPLPPKPKFRSSSDEGPGGTGDDGQLSPGVLVRCASGPPPRTPHLGPPPATRSPHLTAHSEPSLWNPTPRDPGQPPLLPPKKEKMKRKGCALLVKLFNGCPLRIHSTAAWIHPSTKDQHLLLGAEEGIFILNRNDQEATLEMLFPSRTTWVYSINNVLMSLSGKTPHLYSHSILGLLERKETRAGSPIAHMSPHRLLARKNMVSTKIQDTKGCRACCVAEGANSGGPFLCGALETSVVLLQWYQPMNKFLLVRQVLFPLPTPLPVFALLTGPGSELPAVCIGVSPGRPANSVLFHTVRFGALSCWLGEMSTGSLKLVTPEGDPVRGLRTPEIPMTEAVEAVAMVGGRLQAFWKHGVQVWAPGSDQLLQELRDPTLTFRLLGSPRPVVVETRPADDPTAPSNLYIQE, encoded by the exons ATGGACCTCGTGGACCCCGACATCTTTAATAGGGATCCCCGGGACCACTACGACCTGCTGCAGCGGCTCGGTGGCGGCACCTATGGAGAAGTCTTCAAG GCTCGAGACAAGGTGACGGGGGACCTGGTGGCAGTGAAGATGGTGAAGATGGAGCCTG ACGATGATGTTTCCACACTTCAGAAGGAAATCCTCATCTTGAAAACTTGCCGGCATGCCAACATCGTGGCCTACCATGGGAGTTATCTCTG GCTGCAGAAGTTCTGGATATGCATGGAATTCTGTGGGGCTGGTTCTCTCCAGGACATCTACCAAG TGACAGGCCCCCTGTCAGAGCTCCAGATTAGCTATGTCTGCCGGGAAGTGCTCCAG GGACTTGCCTATCTGCACTCACAGAAGAAGATACACCGGGACATCAAG gGAGCCAACATCCTCATCAATGACGCTGGGGAGGTCAGACTGG ctgACTTTGGTATCTCGGCCCAGATTGGGGCAACACTGGCCCGACGCCTCTCTTTCATTGGGACGCCCTACTG GATGGCTCCAGAAGTGGCAGCCGTGGCCCTGAAGGGGGGATATAACGAGCTGTGTGACGTCTGGTCCCTGGGCATCACTGCCATTGAACTAGCCGAGCTACAGCCACCGCTCTTTGACGTGCACCCTCTCAG AGTTCTCTTCCTCATGTCGAAGAGTGGTTACCAGCCCCCCAGgctaaaagaaaaaggcaaatg GTCGGCTGCCTTCCACAACTTTGTCAAAGTCACCCTCACTAAGAACCCCAAGAAACGACCCGGTGCCACCAAGATGCTCAGT CATCAACTGGTGTCCCAGCCCAGGCTAAATAGAAGCCTGATCCTAGATCTTCTTGACAAACTGAGGAATCCAGGGAAGGGGGCCCCTGTTGTCGAGATCGAAGATGAGGAGCCTGAG gtgccccctgccgtCCCCCGGAGGATCAGGTCCACTCACCGATCCAGCTCTCTAGGGATCCCAGATGCTGATTGCTGTC GGCGGCACATGCAGTTCCGGAAGCTCAGAGGAATGGAGTCCAGACCCACGGCCCACACG GCCCACTTACAGCCCCCTGGAGACTTCAGGAGCAGCAGCCCTAG GAGGCAGCCGTCAGAGTCAGACGATGACTACGACGACGTGGACAT ccccacccctgcagatGACGTACCTCCTCCACTGCCTCCCAAG CCCAAGTTCCGTTCTTCATCAGATGAGGGTCCCGGGGGCACTGGGGATGATGGGCAACTGAGCCCCGGGGTGCTGGTCCGGTGTGCCAGTGGGCCTCCCCCACGCACCCCCCATCTCGGGCCTCCCCCAGCCACCCGAAGCCCCCACCTAACTGCCCATTCAG AACCCTCACTCTGGAACCCAACCCCCCGGGACCCTGGTCAGCCCCCATTGTTGCCCCccaagaaggaaaagatgaagagaaag GGATGTGCCCTTCTCGTGAAGTTGTTCAATGGCTGCCCCCTCCGGATCCACAGCACGGCTGCCTGGATACACCCCTCCACCAAGG ACCAGCACCTGCTCCTGGGGGCAGAGGAAGGCATTTTCATCTTGAACCGGAATGATCAGGAGGCCACACTGGAAATG CTCTTTCCTAGCCGGACTACCTGGGTGTACTCCATCAACAATGTCCTCATGTCCCTCTCAG GAAAGACCCCCCACCTGTATTCTCATAGCATCCTGGGCCTGCTGGAGCGCAAGGAGACCAGAGCGGGAAGCCCCATCGCTCACATGAGCCCCCACCGGCTACTGGCAAG GAAGAATATGGTCTCCACCAAGATCCAGGACACCAAAGGGTGCCGGGCTTGCTGCgtgg CGGAGGGTGCGAACTCGGGGGGCCCGTTCCTGTGCGGCGCACTGGAGACGTCCGTGGTCCTGCTTCAGTGGTACCAGCCCATGAACAAGTTCCTGCTGGTCCGG CAGGTGCTGTTCCCGCTACCGACGCCCCTTCCAGTGTTCGCGCTACTGACCGGgccgggctccgagctgcccgCCGTCTGCATCGGCGTGAGCCCGGGGCGGCCGGCGAACTCGGTGCTCTTCCACACCGTGCGCTTCGGCGCGCTCTCCTGCTGGCTGGGCGAGATGAGCACAG GGTCTCTGAAGCTGGTGACTCCGGAGGGAGACCCAGTCCGGGGACTTCGAACTCCAGAGATCCCTATGACTGAAGCAGTAGAGGCCGTGG CTATGGTCGGGGGCCGGCTCCAGGCCTTTTGGAAGCATGGAGTGCAGgtgtgggctccaggctcagaccaG CTGTTGCAGGAGCTGAGAGACCCCACCCTCACCTTCCGTCTTCTTGGCTCCCCCAG